One Castanea sativa cultivar Marrone di Chiusa Pesio chromosome 4, ASM4071231v1 DNA window includes the following coding sequences:
- the LOC142632521 gene encoding protein FAR1-RELATED SEQUENCE 5-like has protein sequence MVEIMDLESDKVICKPSDIEEIEGDCMFVARLENSDENLLNMVVHNADEAYALYNDYALRMSFSLRKGKPRYYNGTKNIKQREFLCSKEGFKLDEDFCKEKYSKRLETRTGCKAFVRFTVENGIWRVSAFNPKHNHEIAL, from the exons ATGGTAGAAATAATGGACTTAGAAAGTGATAAag TTATTTGTAAACCAAGTGATATTGAAGAAATTGAAGGGGATTGCATGTTTGTAGCAAGGCTAGAAAATAGTGATgaaaatttgttgaatatggtGGTCCATAATGCAGATGAAGCATATGCTTTATATAATGATTATGCATTGCGAATGAGTTTTAGTCTTCGAAAAGGAAAGCCTAGATATTATAATGGGACGAAGAACATAAAGCAACGTGAATTTCTATGTTCTAAGGAGGGTTTTAAACTAGATGAAGATTTTTGTAAAGAGAAATATTCGAAGAGACTAGAGACTAGAACTGGTTGTAAAGCATTTGTTCGTTTCACAGTTGAAAATGGTATTTGGAGGGTTAGTGCATTTAATCCAAAGCATAATCATGAAATTGCACTATAA